The Pseudanabaena galeata CCNP1313 genome includes a region encoding these proteins:
- a CDS encoding potassium channel family protein has translation MDISSLSFFRSLRHENKQFAVIGLGRFGRSVCSTLDRLGHEVLAADKDEESVCNVRANNLAAHCIQLDSTNPLALKESGILEIDTVIVAIGNFLEESIITTLNVKEAGVKHVIAKASSEIHGTLLKKVGADLVVYPEAEMGRALARSLTQRGILERFELDPDNSIVEVMVPEEFDGKTILELKLRGHYGVNVIAVSHDQKFEINPDPNQKLFKGSAIVVIGSNKNISRLPISCDLFNTDGTSVTTQLPFHQSSEVKLKY, from the coding sequence GTGGATATATCTTCTTTGAGTTTTTTTCGCAGTCTGCGCCACGAGAATAAGCAATTTGCTGTGATTGGCTTAGGTCGATTTGGAAGATCGGTATGTTCTACTCTTGATCGATTGGGGCATGAAGTATTAGCTGCTGATAAAGATGAAGAGAGTGTTTGTAACGTTCGAGCCAATAACCTAGCAGCCCATTGTATTCAGTTAGATTCTACTAATCCACTTGCTCTCAAAGAATCGGGCATTCTTGAAATTGATACGGTAATTGTAGCGATCGGTAATTTTCTAGAAGAGAGTATTATTACTACCCTCAATGTCAAAGAAGCAGGGGTAAAACATGTAATTGCCAAGGCTTCATCAGAAATTCATGGTACATTGCTCAAAAAAGTGGGAGCCGATCTTGTTGTGTATCCTGAAGCGGAAATGGGAAGGGCTTTGGCGCGATCGCTCACGCAGCGAGGAATTCTAGAACGCTTTGAACTCGATCCAGATAATAGTATTGTCGAAGTGATGGTTCCTGAAGAATTTGACGGTAAAACGATTCTCGAACTCAAGCTACGTGGACACTATGGCGTAAATGTGATCGCGGTTAGTCATGACCAAAAGTTTGAAATTAACCCCGATCCCAACCAAAAGCTCTTCAAAGGATCGGCGATCGTGGTGATTGGTAGTAACAAAAACATTAGCCGCCTTCCCATTTCCTGTGACTTGTTTAATACCGATGGAACTTCCGTAACCACGCAATTACCATTTCATCAATCATCAGAAGTCAAACTCAAATACTGA